The nucleotide sequence tttgacttttgaaaattagCCTTTGACCTCAAAATTGGGACTCGATAAGATGAAATGGGTTTTAAAACTTTCCAGATAGATTGAATATAAGATTCCTAATGatactgcattaatagatttttaatttagTTTCAAATTCGAGCTTTTAAAAAAATGGAATAAGAACAGGGCAGCCGCCTGTGTTCTTGAACGTTTTTGATAATTTTGATCGAATACAGGCTGTAAGAAGTAATGGTTAGTGATAGTTGATAATGTGATGTCGACCGGTATCACTTAACGTTGAATGTGATCGAGTTTTATAGCAATTAAAGGTCGACAGAAATTTAAATCaggtacagaaaaataaataaaaaaaataaaaaggagaaAGGAATTGCTAAGAGATTTTGATGGTATTAGAGATTGAGATTCGATTTTGTAGACAAGAAACAAAGATTAATACAGTATGATTATGATATGAAACTGAATTTGATTCCCAAAAATTGTACgtatgatttttatataattattattaataattaataattataattattaataataatccaaatactactaataataataataatatcaatatcaataataataataataataataataataataataataataataataataataataataataagggtaataataataataagtcacaataataataattttggtgaatttgataatagtaatattattaatgatactaataattataataatactaataataagactaattataataatattaacattattaataataaaaatgatataacaatttttacatatcaaatttcatatctatatgctatatataataatattaataatacagatattactactaatattgaaagtaataataatatatcaattatatttttatttgcaagtaagtttaatattatattttattagctatgtaatttttaataattatattatatatcctatgataacatttatttgatattgaatatttatatattatatatattattaattgaaatcatatatatacatatagatttataataatatcatgtatatgtttgtatatatattctttttaattgtactaaattattctgtttattattttacatttttaattctaattaattaaagtgtatcttatttattcaaaatatcacatatattcttatatttatatttatacaaatatttgtacatatttatttacagacaatagttcgtgaatcgtcgagagtagtcaatggttaaatgaatatattaaaacagtttaaaaattttgagactaaactttacagactttgcttatcgtgtcgaaatcatataagaataaagtttaaatttggtcgaagatCTCCGGGTCGTCTTATTTTAATCCCATAGCAAAAAACCATACACATGTAAATTGTTCCACGGTTTCCGAGGTAACCCATCTAACGTTCTACCATTTAAAAAGGCTGACAAAATCTTAAAACTCCACGAACAATGCAATAATAAATGTTCCACTGACTTAACAACACCCGAACACCAAACACCAAACACACAAAGAATCATGTCCGGCTTCAATAATGTGGCTTCGAATAAGAACACTTTTGATCGGAATACAAATTTTGAATTGCGAgccaatgaaagatcataatttttGAAGGAACCCGATTATTCCAAATGTATTTCGCCCAACACGGACCTTGAGCGACCCCTGAAGAAATAAAAATTCTAACTCCATACGCTACGGTATAAGACCCGTTAGAAGCAGGCAACCATATAAGACTATTTGTAATGGGGAGGGGTGTGGGTTAGTGGTTTGAGTTGGGGGACATGCTGCATTTCCCCCAACCACATGACCACCACTTTATTAGGATAATGTAATTGTTTTATTAATTAAGGCTATATTCTATGGAATAACAATAATTAAACAAATTGGGAGTAGTTTCAAATGCCATTTGACGTATGACCGATGTGCACTTTTGTAGTATTGTCAAAATTTAGCGACCAAGTGTGTTGTTTAATTTTTTTCGGGATACTTTGGTGTTTCTGAAAAATAATCGTTGTATAACCTTTCAGTCGCTTCTTCACGATCTATTACAATATAAATACGGGTTCGAGGGATTCGTGAACTACTAGTCTCTCCCTCAACTTCTTTTTCTATTAAATTATTGACAAACTGAACTATTTTTTCATCATCGAAATCGGATTCAAGAAGAACTCGAGCATTTTGTATATTTTATTCTTTGCGAAAaattaataaatatgtatgtaaTTTGAAAAGAAAATTAAGATGATGAATTGTATGTGTAATTTGTAAAAATGAATGAATATATAAGGTATATATaagaaaataaaattaataattttttttatttgaattCAACACCCAACAGTGCAAATTTGAAGTTCAATCAAAACGGGAGTAAAGTGCCCGTTGCTTCACGCGTTGCAATCCAACGCACGCCGGCACACTTTGGTCAAGCAACGCCGCGATAAGGGTTAAAGGGGGCGTTAGTTTTTGGCCAGCTAGGGTCCAACGGGCGTGGGTGAGCCTCGTTACATTACAAGTGGTCTAACGCGGTCCACCTGCTGAACAGAAAGGCGTACATTTTCCACGCGCATAAGTGACACTTCTTGCCAAATGTCAATTGTCGTATTTGAGATGTTTATTTTTTGAACAGCAGTACGTAATTACCCAGAGAAacttaaccactcacgcgttcGTCTCTTATAATTACATAATCGCCCTAACtactcccaaaaaaaaaaaataccatgtCCAATTCCGAAGGTATGGTCTGTAAAACACTTCTCCACGGGCCTCGCAACTCGATGTCATTTCTACTGATCCCTAAGATTACAGTTGTCCGCCTAAATCTCATCCCAAAAGAAGTGATGAAACCCATTACCGACTTTCCGCTTCCAATTTTGAGGACCGAACACCTCGCCCATGGTGTCAACCTTTTGAAGCCGAACAAGGTCTCTCCAAATTGGAGACCACCTTGAAGTTCTTATCTTAGGATGATAACATCAGACATCAATCAATTTGACCCAAAGGAGATGAGGACAATCGACCGCCATAAAGAAACCGTTTGGCTTGATGAACAAGTTATTTTACATTGTATAAATACCAAGCATTATCAATGAGAAAGGTATGATTGAGATTGAGATTATAATATGGTACACGCAAGCCCTAATTTATTCATCGCTACCGATTGCAACCATTCACCGCCGCAACGTCACCGTCTGCGTGGCCACTACCGTCTTGTAACTTCCGTGATTTTCACTTTCGATCGACCAGGTAAAACGTAGTTTTTTTATTTTCGAATTCGAATGAATtagggttttggatttagaatGACAACGAAATAATGAATTGAATTATTGatttaatcaaagtttataatatgaaATTAGGGTTTCATTTCGACAAACGATGGCATTTATTATGCGTAATTGGAGTTTAATAATCGTGTTAGGGTTACGCATATCAAATTTTGTATTTTGTTAATATATTTTTGAAATTTGAgaatgaaatttgaatttgaagcAGTATAAGCTTAACTAATGATGTTAAATTCTGTATGAAAATAGTATTATGTCAATATATGATTTCATATACCCGTTTATGTTTTTAACTGATTTTGTTGATAGGAAGTTATGATTTTTAGTCAGTTTTGATTACTCTATTTTTTAATGACTATGTATTGTATTGAATTCATGTATGCTTATATAATAACATGTTTGTTCAATCGGGTTTAAATTCTTCAGGTAATCAGTGAAAATGGCAGCAGGTGGAGGTAATAATGCAATAGATGCAAATACGTTGGTCAGGCGACTAAAAGCTTTATATTCTCATTGGCGGGAACAAAGAGATGAGTTATGGGGATCTTGTAATGCATTTGCAGTAGCTACGCCACCAGAATCGCAAAATATTCGTTATTTGAAGTCTTCATCTCTCAACATTTGGTTACTTGGTACTGAATTCCCAGAAACGATAATGTTTTTTTCCGACAAGAAGATCCATTTCTTATGTAGCCAAAAGAAACCGTCTCTACTTTTTGATGTTGTCAAAAAGTCAGCCAAAGAGGCAGTAGGTGTAGATGTCGTGATGCACGTGAAAGCAAAAAATGATGGCGGGTCGACCCAAATGGATAGCATATTACGAACTGTTGAATCTCTTGATTCCCCTGTTCTTGGGGTTATAGCAAGAGAGGCTCCTGATGGGGAACTTTTAGAGAAATGGGCTGAGAAACTTAAGTCATCTGGTTTACAACTCAATGATATTAGTAATGGATTAGCACATCTTTTTGCTGTTAAAGAGGCTGGCGAGTTGACAAATGTGAAAAATGCTGCATATTTAACTGCTTCTGTTATGAAACTGTTTGTTGTTCCGAAGCTCGAGAAGGTAATTGATGAAGAAACTAAAGTAACCCATTCTTCGTTAATGGATTATACGGAAAGAACTATTTTGAAGCCCCCCATTAAAATTAAAGCGAAATTGAAAGCAGGCGGCAATGTTGATATCTGTTATCTTCCTATTTTTCAAAGTGGCGGGAAGTTTGATCTCAAACCTAGTGCTTCAAGCAACGACGATCTTTTGTACTATAACAACTATTGCGCCAATTTGGCTAGAACTTTTCTTATTGATTCGAACGCCGCTCAAAGCAAAGCTTATCAGGTTCTTCTCAAGGCCCATGAGGCTGCTCTTGGTGCATTGAAACCTGGTAATAAGGCGTGTTTAGTTTATAAGGCTGCACTTGCAGTTATTGAAAAAGAAGCTCCCGAATTGACTGCAAATTTGACCAAATCAGCTGGGACAGGAATTGGTCTTGAATTTCGTGAGTCGGGTTTGACTCTTAATGAGAAAAACGATAGAGTTTTGAAAACGTGTATGGTTTTAAATGTTTCACTCAGGTTTCAAAACTTGCAGACAAAGAGTAGCAAAGCAAAGAGTCAAAATTATGCGCTGTTGCTTGCTGACACTGTTATTATCACTGCTGATGGTCATCAAGTGGTGACTGCTTTAAGCACCAAATCTTTTAAAGATGTCGCGTACTCTTTTAATGATGGTGAGCAGCAACTATCGGATGAAAAGGCACCAATGAGAGTTGTTGAGTCTAAACGTAATGAACTTTTGCTGTACTCCAAAGCAACCACCTTAAGGTCGTCAGATAACCATGAAATGTCTTGTAAAGAAGAGCGTAGAAGACAACACCAAGCCAAACTCGCCCGTCAAAAGAACGACGAAACAGCTCAACGGCTTGCGGGTGGTGGCAGCATAAGTAGTGCAATAGGCGATGGAAGAtcttcttcaagaacttcgaaTGATTTAATTGCTTATAAAAACGTAAACGATCTTCTTCCACCTACTAGAGATAGAAAATTGATGATTGTGGTTGACCAGAGGAATGAGTCAATTCTTATACCGTTATATGGATGCATGGTACCTTTTCATATTTCTACTGTGAAGACGGTTTCTAGTCAATCAGATACAAGTGTTAACTGTTATATTCGGATAATATTTAACGTTCCTGGAGCTCCGTTTTC is from Rutidosis leptorrhynchoides isolate AG116_Rl617_1_P2 chromosome 10, CSIRO_AGI_Rlap_v1, whole genome shotgun sequence and encodes:
- the LOC139870381 gene encoding FACT complex subunit SPT16-like isoform X3, with protein sequence MAAGGGNNAIDANTLVRRLKALYSHWREQRDELWGSCNAFAVATPPESQNIRYLKSSSLNIWLLGTEFPETIMFFSDKKIHFLCSQKKPSLLFDVVKKSAKEAVGVDVVMHVKAKNDGGSTQMDSILRTVESLDSPVLGVIAREAPDGELLEKWAEKLKSSGLQLNDISNGLAHLFAVKEAGELTNVKNAAYLTASVMKLFVVPKLEKVIDEETKVTHSSLMDYTERTILKPPIKIKAKLKAGGNVDICYLPIFQSGGKFDLKPSASSNDDLLYYNNYCANLARTFLIDSNAAQSKAYQVLLKAHEAALGALKPGNKACLVYKAALAVIEKEAPELTANLTKSAGTGIGLEFRESGLTLNEKNDRVLKTCMVLNVSLRFQNLQTKSSKAKSQNYALLLADTVIITADGHQVVTALSTKSFKDVAYSFNDGEQQLSDEKAPMRVVESKRNELLLYSKATTLRSSDNHEMSCKEERRRQHQAKLARQKNDETAQRLAGGGSISSAIGDGRSSSRTSNDLIAYKNVNDLLPPTRDRKLMIVVDQRNESILIPLYGCMVPFHISTVKTVSSQSDTSVNCYIRIIFNVPGAPFSSKSVVKNQQTDIFLKEVSFRSKDSSHISEVVQQIKRLRRNVSSRESEKAERASLVTQEKLRVLAAGNNNNKFIKPMRLTDVWIRPPFAGRGRKLPGTIEAHDNGFRYGTSRNDERVDILFSNIKHAFFQSAEKEMITLIHFHLYNHIMVGDKKTKDVQFYVEVMDVAQTLGGGSSKRSAAAYYDPEEIEEEQRERDRKNKMNMDFQNFVNLVNDLSKFKSLDLEFDQPLRELGFHGVPHKASAFIVPTSSCLVELIETPFFVVAPSEIEIVNLERVGLGQKNFDMAIVFKDFKCDVLRIDSIPCTSLDGIKEWLDTTDIKYYESRLNMNWRAILKTIIDDPKNFVDEGGWEFLNLEAASDSDSGEESDQGYEPSDVEPESESEDDDGSDSASLDDEEEDEEEGSEEEEGKTWEELEREATNADKEKGVEESDSEEERKRRKLKAFGKSRVGPSSSSGPKRPKFTSILCLGK
- the LOC139870381 gene encoding FACT complex subunit SPT16-like isoform X2 — translated: MAAGGGNNAIDANTLVRRLKALYSHWREQRDELWGSCNAFAVATPPESQNIRYLKSSSLNIWLLGTEFPETIMFFSDKKIHFLCSQKKPSLLFDVVKKSAKEAVGVDVVMHVKAKNDGGSTQMDSILRTVESLDSPVLGVIAREAPDGELLEKWAEKLKSSGLQLNDISNGLAHLFAVKEAGELTNVKNAAYLTASVMKLFVVPKLEKVIDEETKVTHSSLMDYTERTILKPPIKIKAKLKAGGNVDICYLPIFQSGGKFDLKPSASSNDDLLYYNNYCANLARTFLIDSNAAQSKAYQVLLKAHEAALGALKPGNKACLVYKAALAVIEKEAPELTANLTKSAGTGIGLEFRESGLTLNEKNDRVLKTCMVLNVSLRFQNLQTKSSKAKSQNYALLLADTVIITADGHQVVTALSTKSFKDVAYSFNDGEQQLSDEKAPMRVVESKRNELLLYSKATTLRSSDNHEMSCKEERRRQHQAKLARQKNDETAQRLAGGGSISSAIGDGRSSSRTSNDLIAYKNVNDLLPPTRDRKLMIVVDQRNESILIPLYGCMVPFHISTVKTVSSQSDTSVNCYIRIIFNVPGAPFSSKSVVKNQQTDIFLKEVSFRSKDSSHISEVVQQIKRLRRNVSSRESEKAERASLVTQEKLRVLAAGNNNNKFIKPMRLTDVWIRPPFAGRGRKLPGTIEAHDNGFRYGTSRNDERVDILFSNIKHAFFQSAEKEMITLIHFHLYNHIMVGDKKTKDVQFYVEVMDVAQTLGGGSSKRSAAAYYDPEEIEEEQRERDRKNKMNMDFQNFVNLVNDLSKFKSLDLEFDQPLRELGFHGVPHKASAFIVPTSSCLVELIETPFFVVAPSEIEIVNLERVGLGQKNFDMAIVFKDFKCDVLRIDSIPCTSLDGIKEWLDTTDIKYYESRLNMNWRAILKTIIDDPKNFVDEGGWEFLNLEAASDSDSGEESDQGYEPSDVEPESESEDDDGSDSASLDDEEEDEEEGSEEEEGKTWEELEREATNADKEKGVEESDSEEERKRRKLKAFGKSRVGPSSSSGPKRPKFTRIQQRIRVPKLQN
- the LOC139870381 gene encoding FACT complex subunit SPT16-like isoform X1, with the protein product MAAGGGNNAIDANTLVRRLKALYSHWREQRDELWGSCNAFAVATPPESQNIRYLKSSSLNIWLLGTEFPETIMFFSDKKIHFLCSQKKPSLLFDVVKKSAKEAVGVDVVMHVKAKNDGGSTQMDSILRTVESLDSPVLGVIAREAPDGELLEKWAEKLKSSGLQLNDISNGLAHLFAVKEAGELTNVKNAAYLTASVMKLFVVPKLEKVIDEETKVTHSSLMDYTERTILKPPIKIKAKLKAGGNVDICYLPIFQSGGKFDLKPSASSNDDLLYYNNYCANLARTFLIDSNAAQSKAYQVLLKAHEAALGALKPGNKACLVYKAALAVIEKEAPELTANLTKSAGTGIGLEFRESGLTLNEKNDRVLKTCMVLNVSLRFQNLQTKSSKAKSQNYALLLADTVIITADGHQVVTALSTKSFKDVAYSFNDGEQQLSDEKAPMRVVESKRNELLLYSKATTLRSSDNHEMSCKEERRRQHQAKLARQKNDETAQRLAGGGSISSAIGDGRSSSRTSNDLIAYKNVNDLLPPTRDRKLMIVVDQRNESILIPLYGCMVPFHISTVKTVSSQSDTSVNCYIRIIFNVPGAPFSSKSVVKNQQTDIFLKEVSFRSKDSSHISEVVQQIKRLRRNVSSRESEKAERASLVTQEKLRVLAAGNNNNKFIKPMRLTDVWIRPPFAGRGRKLPGTIEAHDNGFRYGTSRNDERVDILFSNIKHAFFQSAEKEMITLIHFHLYNHIMVGDKKTKDVQFYVEVMDVAQTLGGGSSKRSAAAYYDPEEIEEEQRERDRKNKMNMDFQNFVNLVNDLSKFKSLDLEFDQPLRELGFHGVPHKASAFIVPTSSCLVELIETPFFVVAPSEIEIVNLERVGLGQKNFDMAIVFKDFKCDVLRIDSIPCTSLDGIKEWLDTTDIKYYESRLNMNWRAILKTIIDDPKNFVDEGGWEFLNLEAASDSDSGEESDQGYEPSDVEPESESEDDDGSDSASLDDEEEDEEEGSEEEEGKTWEELEREATNADKEKGVEESDSEEERKRRKLKAFGKSRVGPSSSSGPKRPKFTRCISPSIADIMLMRWLWLNLERNHPLLE